caacgtcaaggaacaaactagctttcttcatgcagctttatcaactgcatacagtggaaaaacttgcaactcggcaatgtcttggtgatcatatcagcagcattgtcttcagtcgaaaccttcagcacttggacttctccacgctcgattactcctctgacgaaatgcagcctcacatcaatgtgcttagttcgctcatgataggctgaattctttgacaggtgtattgcactttgactatcacatttaacagtgatacctcgaccttgaagtttcagctccttcgcaaaaccttcaagccacaatgcttctttcacagcttcagttagggcaatatactccgcttcagtggttgatagagcaacaaccttctgaagtgttgctttccaactaattgcagtgccaaacatagtgaaaacatatccagaaatagattttctggaatccatacaacctgcataatcagagtcgacatatccttctattactgctttactatcttcacccaaggctccaccataaattaggactctattcagagacccatttatgtaccttaaaatccacttcaatgcttgccagtgagcctttccaggattcgccatgtacctgcttacaagacttactgcgtatgctatgtcgggtctagtacagaccatagcatacatcaaagaaccgactatattagcatatgggatgctattcatataggctctttcgacatcagtactgggacactgatcaatactcagcttgaattgagggtttgttggagtcacaactggcttcgaatttgacataccaaacttttcaagaatcttccgtagatatgcctcttgagataggcataacttcgacttctttctatctcttcgaatgtcaattccaagaatcctggaagcagctcccagatccttcatatcaaactccttattgagttcagccttcaccctcatcacatctgttccagttcaagatcgaactgtgccaccatggcaagcaatattcgaatggacctatgcttcacaacaggagaaaacacatcattgaagtcgacaccttctttctgagtgaaaccccttgcaactaaccttgccttgtatcttttcgacgtcactccttcaattccttccttaactttgaaaatccatttacagctgactaaccttgccccaacaggtttcttgatcagttcccaagtatgattatcatgaagagattttatctcatcatccatggccttcagccattcagtcttattttgactcctcataacttacttatagtctctaggttctccgtctagaacctcacttgcagagattaaggcataagctataagatctgcatatccaagtctttgaggtggcttgatgactcttctcgacctatctctcgacaataggtagtcatcgtcagtttcctcaacttcagcatcttctggttcttcttcgacttcatctgggatatgcaattcagcatcaacatgctccacctcaacaggaatctctacctgttccagctcttcgtcagatgtttctgtacttcgaccaacatcatcaattttcttaaaagccatttcagcttcattgaaaactacatctcgactggtgatacacctcctgtgacctggctctaggcaccatagcctataagctttgactccttcaaggtatcccatgaacatgcatttcagagctctaggttcgaccttgtcttgcctaatgtgagcataggctacgcagccaaatactctcagtttgtcgagatctggtggatgtcccgaccaaacttcttcaggtgtcttcatatctagcgctgtcgaaggacatctgtttatcagatatgttgctgtcgaaacagcctcagcccagaacacctttgttaaccccgcactagtcaacatgcatctgactctctccaaaatagttcgattaaacctttcagccaaaccattttgctgtggagtacctgcagtagttctatgccttgcaataccagaggcagcacaaaaactgtcgaatgcctcattgcaaaattcaaggccattgtcggttctcaacctcttgacctttctgccagtctgattttcaaccagagtcttccaacttttgaaattctcaaaagtttcatccttagtcttctggatgaatacccataattttctggaataatcatctactatggatagaaaataccttgctcctgaatgtgatggacaccttgcaggcccccaaagatcagcatggatgtaataaagggatccatgtgttctttgtttgcctttgttgaacttcactctgcaatattttccaagtacacagggttcacaaaacttcagcttttcgactttgtctccaccaagcagattttgtttccctaattcgaccagacccttttcactgacatggcccaatctcatgtgccagatttctgttttcgacaaaggtttcgtggatgcaacatttgtcgaaccacttacaacttcaacctcaagggtatacaagccttgtttcttcacgcctctcaagacttccttcgaacccttcatgactcttaggatacttttctctccttggaaaacatatcctttcttgtcgaattcaccaagagaaagcagatttctcttcaaatcaggaacatacctgacttcagtcaacaaccttattgactcatcatggagcttgaatctcacagatccaacacctgcaatcttgcaagccttgttgtttcccagcaatactgatccaccatcttgatcacataattcctcgaacaagtctttgtttggagtcatgtgccaagtgcaacctgaatccataatccactccttcttagagtcactgcttgaaaccacaagaacatcagatgattcgaaatcatcttgaacaatggcagcgttgccattatccttacctccatgatatttcaagcgttcagggcacacctttcttgtgtgaccctccttcttacaatggtagcatcgaatgccagatgcttcgccactgtaagtcttcgactggcttttgcctttcttcttgtcgaacttaccattctttcgtaagagttttcctttaacggccaaaccttcgccaacagtcgaaggtttatgctcctttcgttcattcaagtccttagagtacaaggctgattgaacttcttcaaacgtcagggactcccttccatacaagagagtttctttgaagtgagcatgtgatcgaggcaaagaacacaatagtaacagcgcttgatcttcatcatcgatcttcacatcaatattttcaagatcaagaatcagcttgttgaacatatccaactgctcagccaatactttgtcttcaatcatcttgaatgaatacaaagcttgcttcaggtagagtcgatttaccagcgatttggtcatatacaaactttcaagtttcacccataaccctgatgccgtcgtctcctttgatacctgtcggagaaccttatcaccaaggctcaacaaaattgcgctgtgtgctttctcgatcatattcgtcttctccgctgccgtcaattctgcattcatggctgcctctcccttcaacgcttccaaacaaccctgctgaaccagtagagctttcatcttcaagcgccacagaccgaaaccattcactccggtgaacttttcaatctcatactttgttgaaggcatcttctccacgctcaccgcaccaatttgttgtgaaaaacgataccaataacaaagtataatagggaattagggaagagaataagaacacaagaattggttataactgctattcttttactttctcttaaaacaagattacaagtttacaagaataacaaataacctctctcaccctaaattaggatttgcagcttagcaatgatgagagactagtatgctatttataataaaacctaacatactaactaatgggctttttcagcaaggcccattacacaagccaacttaataaacaagctaacttaacaaattagggtttaaacactaaaacctaatttaacatgctaacaaccctagcatcttcgacatctgcatgctcgacccatcttcgactacatcatgcacacttcgacaccagcatgtgagcaacccttcgaattcatgcttaactctgtcggactgtcgaaccaagaagctacccttcgacaatactagagttcgatccaatatctcacagatgttttttaatttccattttaaaaccattttttaaacctttttattgattttttttattaatttaatatgtttttgcttctgacttttgttgacttttatcAATTGTGGTTGATTGATGTTTCATCTTGTTCAATTTGACTTCGAATTGATACTTTGATTGAATTAACTTTCATCATTCTAAACTTATCATTAAATGATCATTTGATCATTTTTTATACTTTGGATTAATGATAAGTTGCATCTCATTGTattatgaagaagtttgattTAAGTAATGATCTCATCCTCTTGCCTTTGTGCTtgatcacttttctcttcttcatttttttttatttgtgctACATTGTTGTAGGAGAATGATCTTTATCATTTCTCTAATATGTATGACACATAAATTGCTATTGAACTACCTCATACAGGCACTACTTCTATATAAATACGCTTACAATTGCTTAACATAGTGTCAAATTGTCCCGAATCGATTGATTGATCATTTTAATACTAACATTGGCATACAATTGTGCTAACTTTACTTTTATGCacctttactttaacgtcatttattattttgccatttacatttcatgtcatttattacTTGCCATTATGTTTATTCTTCTTGTCTTTATTGCTTATCAAAAGACCAAAAACATCTAAATATGGCAAAACTCTAAAATCTCTTAATAATTTTGTGTGGACTTGATGTTACTATCTCATGCTTGAGGAGTTTGAACTTTTGGACTTAGGCTAGACTTTTCTTTGTTTGGAGATTGTTGTATATGAGAGCCTTGGGAATTCATCTGGACCTTGGACTTTCATCTGAGAACTTGGCCCTAATCCTGATAAACAGTTGAACTTTTGAACTTGTGTTTCATCTGATGCTTTGTGATCTTAATATTCATCTAATACGCTTGTGGTCTTGGATTTCATATGATACTTGGTTCATCTGAGACTTTTGATCTGATCATATGCTTTGCTTGCTTGGTTGTTACTTATTATGTGGCTTAAATTTAAAGGGAAAGAAATACTCATTTTGACCAATATCAAATGTTTGCTCCATCTTGTGGTTAGTTCACTTGCATACACAATGGCTTTTTCTTGGGCTACTTTACAACGAGACATTTTATTTTCTTGTCATTTgtctttatgctttaggatagtctctTCATTTCCTCTCActtcttcaatttttaaaatttttctctttttcaaaacctttttgttttcaaacttaaaacCTTTCATAATAAAACTTACTTGGTCAAGTGATCGTCAAACCTTGTTCTTATTAAATGTTAAAACACTTAATCatattcaaacattttcaaaatcCGGACAAACattatcaaacttttttttgtgCCCTTGTGCACTTTTCTTTAAAATCTTTTCAGAAAGGAACAACATTAGTCCAATTCTGACAATGATGCAAACCCTAAGCCCATAAGTTGTGGTTGTAGTTGTTATTTTCCACTTAAATGTGAGACATGCTTGCTCATTAAATCCAAGTAAAGCTCTCCATATCAAGATGATGCAAATACACACTCCCTCATACTTGTGGATGACAATTGGTGTTTTTTACTCGAAGACGACGAAATGTGTTttccattaaaatcaaacaaaacaaacattcgTATTTCCTTTTGAAAATAACTATAAATGCTCTTACTTTTCTATTGCGcatagggatatgtaggcacatGACAAGATGCGTCGTCTTGCCAAacacacaaaaataaaaacaattcttTTTCTCATCTCATCAATCTTTTGCACAAAATCCTTAGTCTAAAAGCACATATTTTCAAAAGGGAAGAAAAATGAACATGGTATTCCCTATTTGCAGTCACAGAAGACCATTTCTTGTCCAGGCTAAGATAAACTCAGGAAAAACTAAGAATTTTCTTTCAGATAAACCTTCACTTGTATATTTTTTAGTTGTAGAATCCTATAAATCCCAATGGTGAAATCACTAATATAATACATATTAAAGGATGCAAATGGTGAGATCACAAATATGAAAGGATACAAATTTAATCATCGGAGAACTTCCAATTTTACAAAATCTATAAGAAATACATATTAATAATAAACTATGAGACAGCTACATGAAACTTTCTTTTGTTATCACAGGTATAAAGTGAAAAGTACATGTATATTTTCCATGAAATTATTCTTTTACTGAAATAATACAAActtcattattattattcatcAATCAGAATCTACTTTTTCTTAAGTGATTCTGCAATTTTACTAGCAATACAATATGCTGTAGATTGAATGGTTATCATAGGGTTAACACCAACAGCACTAGGTAAAACACTTCCATCACACACATACAACCCTTTTGCTTCCCAACATTCTCCATTCTCATCAACTGCACCCTCTTTTTCATTACCACCCATTCTACAGCTTCCCATTTGATGTGCAGAACTAAACATGGTCCAAAACTCACCTCTCGATCGTGGACCTCCCACAACCGCGACAGAGTCGAGAAACTCCTCCAAATCTTCTTCTTTGATCCCTCTACATTTGATTCTTTGTCCATCACTCCTATGAGTTCCAACTTCTACAGCTCCCGCCGCAACCAAAATCCTTAAGCTCTTCCTCATTCCAATTTTAAGATTTTCTTTGTCCGTTTGATCAAGTCTATAAGAAACTCTTCCTTCGCCTTTTACTTTTCCCGATCCTTTGTCTCTAACCAATGCAAAAAGGTTAGCAGTTCTTGCATATTTCACCATTCTATCTTTCATATCGTGTCCCGAGGTCCATGGAACCAATGCTGAAAATACTCCAGGTCCTATAGCAGGGGCTTCTATAATGACTTTCGGTGTGGAATTCTCAGCAAGTACTTTGTGTATAGAAGTTATGATTCCCCCTTCATAGTTACTACCACTCAAGTTTGTTATGTCTTCAGGGAAATAGCCCCAAACAAATTGAACAGGGTGGAGATGAAGGTTGTTTCCGATGTTCGGATTTCTTAGTCCGCTAGAAATCATTAGAGGAGGTGTAAGTAGTGATCCACATGATGAAATAGTTACTTTGGATTCTATTTGGAGTTTTTTTGTTATCTTACTCTTCCAACTTGCTGCAGCAGTCACTCCTGAGCAGTTCTTTCTTCTTGTTCCATTTTTTCCATCTTCCAGAATGAACTTCTCAGCTTTACATCCAGTGAGGATAACTGCGCCGTTTTCTACAGCATCGACCAACCAAGTAGAGTCGGTTCCCTTTTTATCTCCTGTTCTACAACCGTAATTGCATGAACCGCAATAATGATCTTCTGAAGCATTCACAGAAACTGACTCAACTTTTAAACCGatactctcacacccttttcgaAGAACTTGATTTTGAAAGCCTTCCTTGTTGCATTTATCTGTGACACCGATCCTTTTGCATACCGAATCCATAGCAGATCGATAGTCGGAGCTAGTGAAAAGTGGTAATTTATATTTTTCAGACCATTCCTTCATGACAGAATCCGGGGTTCTTACACATGCAGCCCAGTTTATAGCTGAACCTCCACCTACTGTTGAGCCAGCCAAGATCATCGTTTTACCATCAACTGTTGGCATGATGCCACCTGATTCGTATAGCTCGCTCATCGATGAATTTTCCAGGGAAGAATAATCTTGAGAAACAAAATACTCTCCTTTCTCTAGGATGATCACTTTATGACCTGATTTTGCAAGAATTGCAGCCGCAACTCCTCCGCCGCAACCAGAACCGACAATGACAACATCACATTTGATCTTGTACAAGTTCTTCTCTTCAGTGACTTCAAGGCCTTTTTCTTTTAGAGATTGGATTAATGTAGAATCGGTTTCGTGCGTAGTCTCTATTAGTCCTTCTTGGAGGGGCCTTTTCTTTGGTTTCAACTTTTTCCTGTTGTCCACCTTGTACCCTATTGCCTTCCACATTGGATTATGTCCATTTTCATCAGTCTGCGGCAATTAGGGAAATTACATTCAGAAAATTTTATCATTATGACTTGAACTTCAAACATGACA
The window above is part of the Vicia villosa cultivar HV-30 ecotype Madison, WI unplaced genomic scaffold, Vvil1.0 ctg.001464F_1_1, whole genome shotgun sequence genome. Proteins encoded here:
- the LOC131635340 gene encoding long-chain-alcohol oxidase FAO2-like, with translation MEDCHPLLRGGRRKEKGYSHGLSTTQIHVLASICDTLFPSIISNNENQPLSSFYRTSGSQFPFPDEGAELLMLFKRSIPEAMPLVKWILRILSFRLGTLLICGTYCLQWKWPFVLKFSEISLEKRQEILKNWSNAKRWWMPLRDVFVLLKLSFFYTLFSRTDENGHNPMWKAIGYKVDNRKKLKPKKRPLQEGLIETTHETDSTLIQSLKEKGLEVTEEKNLYKIKCDVVIVGSGCGGGVAAAILAKSGHKVIILEKGEYFVSQDYSSLENSSMSELYESGGIMPTVDGKTMILAGSTVGGGSAINWAACVRTPDSVMKEWSEKYKLPLFTSSDYRSAMDSVCKRIGVTDKCNKEGFQNQVLRKGCESIGLKVESVSVNASEDHYCGSCNYGCRTGDKKGTDSTWLVDAVENGAVILTGCKAEKFILEDGKNGTRRKNCSGVTAAASWKSKITKKLQIESKVTISSCGSLLTPPLMISSGLRNPNIGNNLHLHPVQFVWGYFPEDITNLSGSNYEGGIITSIHKVLAENSTPKVIIEAPAIGPGVFSALVPWTSGHDMKDRMVKYARTANLFALVRDKGSGKVKGEGRVSYRLDQTDKENLKIGMRKSLRILVAAGAVEVGTHRSDGQRIKCRGIKEEDLEEFLDSVAVVGGPRSRGEFWTMFSSAHQMGSCRMGGNEKEGAVDENGECWEAKGLYVCDGSVLPSAVGVNPMITIQSTAYCIASKIAESLKKK